One window of the Solanum stenotomum isolate F172 chromosome 11, ASM1918654v1, whole genome shotgun sequence genome contains the following:
- the LOC125843835 gene encoding abscisic-aldehyde oxidase-like translates to MEERQKKGNLVFAVNGERFELPSVDPSTTLLEFLRSETCFKSPKLGCGEGGCGACVVLISKYDPKFKKVEDFSVSSCLTLLCSLNGRSITTSEGLGNTRDGFHSIHERFAGFYASQCGFCTPGLCMSLFSALVNADKGNKPDPPPGFSKLTSSEAENAIAGNLCRCTGYRPIADACKTFAADIDIEDLGFNSFWKKGDSKEMKVSKLPPYDPTKNFSTYPEFLKSESATNLDSSKYPWYSPVSIKELWNLLNFNVTLNRASFKLVVGNTGTGYYKETQRYDHYVDLRHIPELSIIKRDQTGIEVGATVTISKFISVLKEESNINLGSYGKLVSQKLADHMEKIASPFVRNSASVGGNLVMAQKNGFPSDIATLLLGLSATVSLMTSHGPENLTWEELLSRPPLDSKTVLLSVCIPFKKDRSSHQTHSRFLFETYRAAPRPHGNALAYVNAAFQADVSHCKNSILINNIHLAFGAYGTKHAKRAKKVEEYLSGKMLSVHVLYEALKLVKLAVVPEDGTLHPEYRSSLAVSYVFEFLYPLTDVHSSISGGLLDGINDITDEEPSESSNNGCISQGKKQTLLSSSKQVVEFSTEYSPVGEPLKKIGAAMQAAGEAVYVDDIPSPPNCLNGAFIYSTKPLAGVKGIQLEPTHLTDTTIITYKDIPAGGANAGVVTPFGSEPLFAEDLSRCAGDRIAFVVADSQRSADLAATTALIEYDTTTVDSPILTVEEAVEKASFIQVPPPFQPAQIGDFSKGMAEADQKILSAELRLGSEYHFYMETQTALAIPDEDNCMVVYTSSQCPENAQSVIASCLGVPAHNIRVITRRLGGAFGGKFSKAMHVSTACALAAYKLRRPVRIYVNRNSDMIMTGGRHPMKVTYSVGFKSSGKITALHLDILINAGITDDMSPIIPSYLMNTLKKYNWGALSFDIQLCKTNLTSKTIMRGPGELQGSYIAEAIIEHVASLLSIEVDSVRNENVHSFESLNLFYGNVVAEGEYTLPSIMDKLAVSSSFFQRSKMIEQFNQKNTWKKRGISRVPAVYNASQRPTPGKVSILQDGSIVVEVGGVEVGQGLWTKVRQMTAYALSSIESSWAEDLVEKVRVIQADTLSVVQGGLTAGSTTSESSCAAVKLCCNILVERLTPLKKQLQEKNGSVDWPTLIRQAQTQSINLAANSYYVPEFLRYLTFGAAVSEVEIDVLTGETTILQSDVIYDCGQSLNPAVDLGQIEGAFVQGIGFFMNEEYLTNEDGLMVSNSTWTYKIPTIDTIPQNFNVHLVNSGHHEQRVLSSKTSGEPPLFLAASVHCATRAAIKAAREQLKRWDKLDESVSEFYLDVPAILPVVKTQCGLDYAEKFVETLLARKSACFK, encoded by the exons ATGGAGGAAAGACAGAAAAAGGGGAATTTGGTGTTTGCAGTTAATGGAGAGAGGTTTGAGCTGCCATCTGTCGATCCTTCGACAACTTTGCTTGAGTTCTTGCGCTCTGAGACTTGTTTCAAGAGTCCTAAGCTTGGTTGTGGTGAAG GTGGTTGTGGGGCTTGTGTTGTTCTGATCTCAAAGTATGATCCGAAGTTTAAAAAGGTGGAAGATTTTAGTGTAAGTTCGTGCCTTACACTTCTTTGTAGTTTAAACGGTCGTTCAATTACTACAAGTGAAGGCCTTGGGAACACCAGAGATGGTTTTCACTCTATTCATGAAAGGTTTGCCGGTTTCTATGCTTCTCAATGTGGCTTTTGTACTCCTGGCCTGTGTATGTCACTTTTCTCAGCTCTCGTCAACGCCGATAAAGGAAACAAACCCGATCCTCCACCAGGATTCTCTAAGCTAACTTCATCTGAAGCTGAAAATGCCATAGCGGGAAACCTTTGTCGGTGCACTGGCTACCGGCCCATTGCTGATGCCTGCAAGACTTTTGCTGCTGATATTGATATAGAGGATTTGGGgttcaattctttttggaaaaAGGGAGACTCCAAGGAAATGAAAGTAAGTAAATTACCTCCCTATGATCCAACCAAGAATTTTAGTACATATCCTGAGTTCTTGAAAAGTGAATCCGCCACGAATTTGGACTCCTCAAAGTACCCTTGGTACAGTCCTGTTTCCATTAAGGAGCTATGGAACTTGTTGAACTTCAATGTGACACTAAATCGTGCAAGCTTTAAACTCGTCGTTGGTAATACTGGCACAGGTTATTATAAGGAAACTCAGCGATATGATCATTATGTTGATCTCAGACACATTCCTGAACTCTCAATCATCAAAAGAGATCAGACAGGCATTGAAGTTGGAGCAACTGTGACTATCTCTAAATTCATTTCAGTCTTGAAAGAGGAAAGTAATATCAATTTGGGTTCATATGGGAAGTTGGTATCCCAAAAATTGGCTGACCACATGGAGAAGATTGCTTCACCATTTGTTAGAAACTCTGCTAGTGTGGGAGGAAATTTGGTTATGGCACAGAAGAATGGTTTTCCTTCTGATATCGCTACATTACTTCTCGGGCTTTCTGCTACTGTTAGCTTGATGACCAGTCATGGACCTGAAAACCTCACATGGGAGGAGTTATTATCAAGACCACCACTAGACTCAAAGACTGTGCTTCTAAGTGTTTGCATCCCATTTAAGAAAGATCGAAGTTCTCACCAAACTCATTCTAGATTTTTGTTTGAAACCTATCGAGCTGCTCCACGACCTCATGGGAATGCATTGGCATATGTAAATGCTGCGTTCCAGGCTGATGTTTCTCACTGCAAGAACAGCATCCTGATAAACAATATCCATTTGGCGTTTGGTGCGTATGGCacaaaacatgcaaaaagggcTAAAAAGGTAGAAGAATACCTATCCGGGAAAATGTTGAGTGTACATGTTTTGTATGAAGCACTTAAATTAGTCAAACTAGCGGTGGTACCGGAAGATGGCACTTTACACCCTGAGTACAGATCAAGCTTGGCCGTCAGTTATGTTTTTGAGTTTCTTTATCCCTTAACTGATGTTCATTCTTCTATTTCTGGTGGTTTACTTGATGGAATTAATGACATCACAGATGAGGAACCTTCGGAAAGTAGTAATAATGGTTGCATTAGTCAGGGGAAAAAACAAACACTACTATCTTCTTCTAAGCAGGTAGTGGAGTTTAGTACAGAGTACTCTCCAGTAGGTGAACCGTTGAAGAAGATCGGAGCTGCCATGCAAGCTGCTG GTGAAGCAGTTTATGTAGATGATATTCCTTCACCACCAAACTGCTTGAATGGAGCATTTATCTACAGTACAAAACCACTAGCTGGTGTCAAGGGAATCCAGCTTGAGCCTACTCATTTAACAGACACCACCATAATTACTTACAAAGATATCCCAGCAGGAGGGGCAAATGCAGGAGTTGTTACACCGTTTGGCTCCGAGCCCTTATTTGCAGAAGATCTCTCCCGTTGTGCTGGCGACAGAATTGCATTTGTG GTTGCTGACAGTCAGAGATCTGCTGATCTGGCTGCAACGACAGCCCTCATTGAATACGACACTACAACTGTAGATTCTCCCATTTTAACTGTTGAGGAAGCTGTTGAGAAAGCTAGCTTTATTCAAGTCCCTCCACCTTTTCAGCCTGCACAGATTGGCGATTTCTCAAAAGGAATGGCTGAAGCTGATCAAAAAATTCTCTCTGCTGAG TTAAGATTGGGTTCCGAGTACCATTTTTATATGGAGACACAGACTGCCCTCGCAATTCCAGATGAAGACAACTGCATGGTTGTTTATACTTCAAGCCAGTGCCCTGAGAATGCACAGAGTGTGATTGCCAGTTGTCTTGGTGTTCCTGCACACAACATCCGCGTAATTACAAGAAGGCTTGGAGGTGCCTTTGGGGGCAAGTTTTCCAAAGCAATGCAT GTTTCCACGGCCTGTGCACTAGCAGCATACAAGTTAAGAAGACCTGTCAGGATATATGTCAACCGGAACAGTGACATGATAATGACAGGAGGACGACACCCGATGAAAGTAACATACAGTGTAGGATTCAAGTCTAGCGGAAAGATCACAGCATTACATCTTGATATACTGATAAATGCTGGGATCACAGATGATATGAGCCCCATCATACCATCATATCTGATGAatacactaaaaaaatataattgggGTGCCTTATCTTTTGATATACAACTATGCAAGACAAATCTCACCAGCAAAACGATCATGCGGGGCCCTGGGGAGTTGCAAGGATCTTATATCGCCGAAGCTATAATAGAACACGTCGCAAGTTTACTGTCGATTGAGGTGGACTCTGTCAGAAATGAGAATGTTCATTCATTTGAAAGCCTTAACTTATTCTATGGTAACGTTGTAGCAGAAGGAGAATATACATTGCCTAGTATCATGGATAAGTTGGCAGTGTCGTCGAGCTTTTTTCAACGAAGCAAGATGATAGAACAGTTCAACCAGAAAAACACATGGAAGAAAAGGGGTATTTCTCGTGTGCCAGCTGTGTACAATGCTTCGCAACGACCGACACCAGGAAAAGTCAGTATTCTGCAAGATGGATCAATTGTTGTGGAGGTTGGAGGAGTTGAAGTTGGCCAAGGGCTATGGACAAAGGTTAGACAGATGACTGCCTATGCTCTCAGTTCAATCGAAAGTAGTTGGGCCGAAGACCTTGTGGAGAAAGTACGAGTCATACAAGCAGACACCTTAAGTGTAGTGCAAGGTGGGTTAACGGCTGGAAGCACTACATCGGAATCAAGCTGTGCAGCTGTTAAACTTTGCTGTAATATCTTGGTTGAAAGACTCACCCCTCTGAAGAAACAGTTGCAGGAAAAAAATGGTTCTGTTGATTGGCCAACGCTGATTCGCCAG GCACAAACACAATCAATAAACTTGGCAGCAAATTCTTATTATGTGCCAGAATTCTTGAGGTATTTGACCTTCGGCGCTGCTGTCAGTGAG GTGGAGATAGATGTTCTGACTGGAGAGACTACCATTCTGCAGTCGGATGTTATTTACGACTGCGGACAGAGCTTGAATCCAGCTGTTGATTTGGGACAG ATTGAAGGTGCTTTCGTACAAGGAATCGGATTTTTCATGAACGAAGAATATCTTACAAATGAAGATGGGTTAATGGTCTCAAATAGCACTTGGACATACAAGATCCCAACTATTGACACCATACCCCAGAATTTCAATGTTCATCTCGTAAACAGTGGACATCACGAACAACGTGTTCTTTCGTCCAAAA CATCTGGTGAACCACCGTTGTTTCTGGCAGCTTCGGTCCATTGTGCAACAAGAGCAGCCATTAAAGCAGCACGTGAACAGCTCAAACGTTGGGACAAGCTCGACGAGTCTGTCTCAGAATTCTATCTAGATGTCCCTGCAATATTACCAGTTGTGAAGACACAGTGTGGCCTGGATTATGCAGAGAAGTTCGTAGAAACTTTGCTGGCTCGGAAATCAGCATGCTTCAAATGA